One Edaphobacter lichenicola DNA window includes the following coding sequences:
- a CDS encoding prolipoprotein diacylglyceryl transferase has protein sequence MFPYIDIGPIHLGTFGLLLWLAAVAATVVLHKNFVRNGVGADALNVVAFVVIAGVLGAKAWHELQNPADLYAAFRQIIAPGWHRPFAVAMDFLHWFQAGFAWFGGMLAGIAMLMWQGRLAKPDGLSGGKAAVRMLDLAAPAAAIGYGVGRIGCLTSGDGDYGINTTLPWGVHMAKDALVLPTPPDALVQPTPVYEFLFAMALGWLLWRLGKRARPLGWMTGLYLFLSGIARFLVEFVRVNPRLYWGMSNAQVAALGSVVVGLIVLVVTRRGSVVVAPVVEVSS, from the coding sequence ATGTTTCCCTATATCGATATTGGCCCGATTCACCTGGGTACGTTTGGGTTGTTGTTGTGGCTGGCGGCGGTGGCGGCGACGGTGGTGCTGCATAAGAACTTTGTTCGGAACGGCGTGGGTGCTGATGCGCTGAACGTGGTGGCGTTTGTGGTGATCGCGGGAGTGCTGGGCGCGAAGGCGTGGCATGAGTTGCAGAATCCGGCGGATCTTTATGCGGCGTTTCGGCAGATTATCGCTCCGGGATGGCATCGGCCGTTTGCGGTGGCCATGGACTTTCTGCACTGGTTCCAGGCGGGGTTTGCGTGGTTCGGCGGGATGCTGGCTGGGATCGCGATGCTGATGTGGCAGGGTCGGCTTGCTAAGCCTGATGGATTGAGTGGGGGGAAGGCTGCGGTGCGGATGCTGGATCTGGCGGCTCCTGCGGCGGCGATTGGATATGGCGTGGGGCGGATTGGGTGTTTGACTTCGGGCGATGGGGACTACGGGATCAATACGACGTTGCCGTGGGGAGTGCATATGGCGAAGGATGCGCTGGTGTTGCCGACTCCGCCGGATGCTCTGGTGCAGCCTACGCCGGTGTATGAGTTTCTGTTTGCGATGGCGCTGGGGTGGCTGCTTTGGCGGTTAGGGAAGAGGGCGAGGCCGCTGGGATGGATGACTGGGCTTTATCTTTTTCTGAGTGGGATTGCGCGGTTTCTGGTGGAGTTTGTGCGGGTGAATCCGCGGCTTTACTGGGGGATGAGCAATGCGCAGGTGGCGGCGCTGGGGTCGGTGGTGGTGGGGTTGATTGTGCTGGTGGTGACTCGGCGGGGGAGTGTGGTGGTGGCGCCGGTGGTTGAGGTTAGTTCTTAG
- the hpt gene encoding hypoxanthine phosphoribosyltransferase: MATSTPVFPPAAEMEILFSKQQIADRTREIGAQISADYKGQSIVLIGVLKGAAIFLADLARAIQVDNTFDFVAVSSYGRARVSSGAVKLIKDIDNPIEGKHVIIVEDILDTGLTLSYLRGLMLQHKPASLKIASCLDKPERRLVPIEADYVAFRIPNKFVIGYGMDYAERYRGVEDIRIFPSDVAGH, encoded by the coding sequence ATGGCCACCAGCACGCCCGTCTTCCCCCCCGCCGCAGAGATGGAGATTCTCTTCTCCAAACAACAGATCGCCGACCGCACCCGCGAGATAGGAGCCCAGATCTCCGCCGACTACAAGGGTCAGTCCATCGTCCTCATCGGCGTCCTCAAAGGCGCAGCCATCTTCCTCGCCGACCTCGCCCGCGCCATTCAGGTCGACAACACCTTCGACTTCGTCGCCGTCTCCAGCTACGGCCGCGCCCGCGTCTCCTCCGGCGCCGTCAAACTCATCAAGGACATCGACAACCCCATCGAAGGCAAGCACGTCATCATCGTCGAAGACATTCTGGATACCGGCCTCACCCTCAGCTACCTCCGCGGCCTCATGCTGCAACACAAGCCCGCCTCGCTAAAGATCGCCAGCTGCCTCGACAAACCCGAGCGCCGCCTCGTCCCCATCGAAGCCGACTACGTAGCCTTCAGGATCCCCAACAAGTTCGTCATCGGCTACGGCATGGACTACGCCGAGCGCTACCGCGGCGTAGAAGACATCCGCATCTTCCCCTCCGACGTCGCCGGCCACTAG
- a CDS encoding dihydrofolate reductase family protein — MSKVRVAGFGISLDGFSAGIEQSLDDPLGKRGPEIFQWFFHTRTFCAMLGKEGGSIDVDDVFARRGMENFGAFILGRNMFGPVRGPWQDDSWKGWWGPNPPYHAPTFVLTHYEREPLVMEGGTTFYFVTGGVEEALRLAKQAAGDKDVKIGGGVSTVRQYLQAGLIDSLHFALAPVALGQGEALLTGLDLPALGFSVTEHEATEHATHVVLEKQRI, encoded by the coding sequence ATGTCAAAGGTTCGTGTCGCGGGATTTGGTATTTCGTTGGACGGTTTTAGCGCAGGGATAGAGCAGAGCCTGGACGATCCGCTGGGCAAGCGCGGTCCAGAGATCTTTCAGTGGTTCTTCCATACCAGGACATTCTGCGCCATGCTCGGCAAGGAAGGCGGATCTATCGATGTCGACGACGTGTTCGCACGGCGGGGGATGGAAAACTTTGGAGCCTTCATCCTTGGCCGCAACATGTTCGGTCCGGTGCGTGGCCCATGGCAGGACGACTCGTGGAAGGGATGGTGGGGGCCCAATCCGCCCTACCATGCGCCGACCTTCGTTCTGACGCACTACGAGCGCGAGCCGCTCGTGATGGAAGGCGGGACGACCTTCTACTTCGTCACCGGAGGAGTCGAAGAGGCGCTGAGGCTCGCGAAGCAGGCAGCGGGCGACAAGGACGTCAAGATCGGAGGCGGTGTCTCCACCGTGCGGCAGTATCTGCAGGCGGGGTTGATCGATTCCCTTCACTTTGCACTGGCACCGGTTGCCCTAGGTCAAGGGGAGGCACTGCTTACCGGTCTTGACCTGCCCGCGCTGGGATTCTCTGTGACGGAGCACGAGGCGACCGAGCACGCGACACACGTTGTGCTGGAGAAGCAGCGAATTTGA
- a CDS encoding nuclear transport factor 2 family protein produces the protein MRETRLRIFAVAIATTLLLVQAYAQQSHWSSADDKTAKYIIEMERKWAEGVCVDNGVVAGLLADDFQGTSTIGARFTKADELKDEKGARTAHECGLDEAKVRFFGDSFAVVYGSEHAVGKDKSQPNIKVCQVWTDTWLKRGGTWQIVASHDNRVRCK, from the coding sequence ATGCGAGAAACGCGTTTACGAATCTTCGCGGTGGCAATCGCGACGACGTTGTTGCTTGTTCAGGCATACGCACAGCAGAGTCACTGGTCTTCGGCGGATGATAAAACCGCGAAATACATCATCGAGATGGAGCGCAAGTGGGCTGAGGGTGTATGTGTTGATAACGGTGTCGTCGCTGGTCTGCTTGCCGACGACTTCCAAGGCACTTCAACGATAGGTGCGCGCTTCACAAAAGCTGATGAACTGAAGGACGAGAAGGGCGCACGCACCGCTCATGAGTGCGGACTTGATGAGGCTAAAGTGCGTTTCTTCGGAGACAGTTTTGCCGTTGTCTACGGCAGCGAACATGCTGTCGGCAAAGACAAGTCCCAACCGAACATAAAGGTGTGCCAGGTTTGGACTGACACGTGGCTGAAGCGCGGCGGTACATGGCAGATCGTCGCCTCGCACGATAATCGCGTGAGATGTAAGTAG
- a CDS encoding YncE family protein, which translates to MRIYESFSRRGIDAPLLRQGSRSGWSKTFTAVTLLVWLLVCATGVGLAQHRDGDDAFLPSPVRSVSTVPSNGDVNPYGVAFVGDNFQAGSGPLKRGDILVSNFNNSMNQQGTGTTIVRVPKSGSPTVFFQGKKPLGLSTALGTLQVGFVVVGNAPTVDGTAATAGPGSLLVINNQGKLIQTITNAAIQGPWDMALVDGGDRAIAFVSNALTGTVIRMDFKVSSGGLTLRSTKTIASGYIHRGDPVTLFVAPTGLVYDDRRDVLFVASTGDNAVFAVWDAADRQMDGGLGTVVYQDNVHLHGALGLAMAPNGHLLVTNNDGINPDANQPSEIVEFTTDGRFVKQIPVDPAQGGSFGLAVRTTEDKAILAAVDDNTATLTIWTLNSE; encoded by the coding sequence ATGCGAATCTACGAATCTTTCTCGCGCCGTGGAATAGATGCGCCGCTGCTTCGCCAGGGAAGCAGGTCTGGTTGGAGCAAAACCTTTACAGCCGTTACGCTGCTGGTCTGGCTGCTGGTCTGTGCGACTGGAGTGGGACTCGCGCAACACCGTGACGGCGACGATGCTTTTCTGCCGAGCCCGGTGAGAAGTGTCTCGACGGTGCCGAGTAATGGGGATGTGAATCCGTATGGGGTTGCGTTTGTCGGGGATAATTTTCAGGCTGGATCAGGGCCGTTGAAGCGTGGAGACATTCTGGTCTCGAACTTCAACAACAGCATGAATCAGCAGGGTACGGGAACGACCATCGTCAGGGTGCCGAAGAGCGGATCGCCGACCGTGTTCTTCCAGGGTAAAAAACCGCTGGGGCTTTCTACGGCGCTGGGAACGCTGCAGGTTGGGTTTGTGGTTGTCGGGAACGCGCCGACGGTGGACGGCACCGCAGCAACGGCAGGGCCAGGGTCGCTGCTGGTCATCAACAATCAGGGCAAGCTGATACAGACCATCACGAATGCGGCGATACAGGGGCCGTGGGACATGGCGCTGGTTGATGGTGGAGACAGGGCAATTGCGTTTGTCTCCAATGCACTGACCGGGACGGTTATCCGAATGGACTTCAAGGTAAGCTCAGGCGGCCTGACGCTGCGGAGTACGAAGACCATTGCTTCGGGGTATATTCACCGCGGCGATCCGGTGACGCTGTTTGTGGCTCCTACGGGACTGGTGTACGACGATCGGCGCGACGTGCTGTTTGTTGCTTCGACGGGGGACAATGCCGTCTTCGCGGTGTGGGATGCGGCGGATCGTCAGATGGATGGTGGACTGGGAACGGTTGTTTATCAGGACAATGTTCATCTGCATGGGGCGCTGGGGCTGGCGATGGCTCCGAATGGCCACCTGCTGGTGACCAACAACGATGGCATCAATCCCGATGCCAATCAGCCGAGCGAGATCGTCGAGTTTACGACGGACGGAAGGTTTGTGAAGCAGATCCCGGTGGATCCGGCCCAGGGCGGATCGTTTGGTTTAGCTGTGCGGACGACGGAGGACAAGGCGATCCTGGCGGCGGTCGATGACAACACTGCGACGTTGACGATCTGGACGCTGAATTCCGAGTAG
- a CDS encoding LLM class flavin-dependent oxidoreductase, whose protein sequence is MRLSVLDQSPVPAGSFAGVALANSIELARLVDGLGYSRFWMSEHHAMDTLACTAPEVMLARIGAETKRIRIGSGGIMLPHYTPLKVAECFRMLHALYPDRVDLGIGRAPGGGPIEALALKRDRKTKMLDDFPDQVSELLAFLGHRFPEGHPFAGIRVSPEMPGGPDVWMLGSSMWSAAAAVEFGLPYSFAHFFSPVNTRAAIETYRRGFTASAYRKAAEATVAVGVICAETQEEAEFLFSSVRLLQRRIRQGDRRPVASPEDAARELYLLGDMRQEEGEWPRYFVGTPAVVREQMEAMAEELGIGELIVNTIVWDQAKRLRSYELLAAEFGLGVFAGERDARLVDLRS, encoded by the coding sequence TTGCGACTTTCGGTGCTGGACCAGTCGCCGGTGCCTGCGGGTAGTTTTGCCGGGGTGGCTTTGGCGAACTCGATTGAACTGGCGCGGCTGGTGGATGGACTGGGGTATAGCCGGTTCTGGATGTCGGAGCACCATGCGATGGATACGCTGGCGTGTACGGCTCCGGAGGTGATGCTGGCGCGGATTGGTGCGGAGACGAAGCGGATACGGATTGGGTCGGGCGGGATTATGCTGCCGCACTACACGCCGCTGAAGGTGGCGGAGTGTTTTCGGATGCTGCATGCGCTGTATCCGGACAGGGTGGACCTGGGGATCGGGCGCGCGCCGGGCGGTGGGCCGATTGAGGCGCTGGCGCTGAAGCGGGACAGGAAGACGAAGATGCTGGATGATTTTCCTGACCAGGTGAGCGAGCTGCTGGCGTTTCTGGGACATCGGTTTCCGGAGGGGCATCCGTTTGCGGGGATTCGGGTTTCGCCGGAGATGCCGGGTGGGCCGGATGTGTGGATGCTGGGGTCGAGCATGTGGAGCGCGGCGGCGGCGGTGGAGTTTGGGCTGCCTTATTCGTTTGCGCACTTCTTCAGCCCGGTGAATACGCGGGCGGCGATTGAGACTTATCGGCGTGGGTTTACTGCCAGTGCTTACCGGAAGGCGGCGGAGGCTACGGTGGCGGTAGGTGTGATCTGCGCGGAGACGCAGGAGGAGGCGGAGTTTCTGTTTTCGAGCGTGCGGCTGCTGCAGCGGCGGATTCGGCAGGGGGATCGGCGGCCGGTGGCATCGCCCGAGGATGCGGCGCGTGAGTTGTACCTGTTGGGCGATATGCGGCAGGAGGAGGGGGAGTGGCCGCGGTACTTTGTGGGGACTCCTGCGGTGGTGCGGGAGCAGATGGAGGCGATGGCGGAGGAGTTGGGGATCGGGGAGCTGATCGTGAATACGATTGTGTGGGATCAGGCGAAGCGGCTGCGGAGTTATGAGTTGCTGGCGGCGGAGTTTGGGTTGGGCGTATTCGCCGGTGAGAGAGATGCGAGGCTGGTTGATCTTCGAAGTTAG
- the deoC gene encoding deoxyribose-phosphate aldolase, translated as MNTLSITDPLPHGPEHFDAAAFAAHTLSSPQNLAAVLDHTLLKPDATRTQVLQLCNEAAEHRFACAMINPAWVPLATAALQGTGIPVGVVIGFPLGATLAISKREETAHMLKHGAHDIDMVLNVGLLKSAQSADYEAIRQDIHGVVEIAHAAGAIVKVILETCLLTFEEKLRASELALSAGADFLKTSTGFSTGGATADDIGLLRGVAGTRAGVKASGGIRSLADATTMLRAGASRIGASASVKIVNELAGHAPDPAAPAPTY; from the coding sequence TTGAACACGCTGTCCATCACCGATCCGCTCCCTCACGGCCCAGAGCACTTCGACGCCGCAGCCTTCGCCGCCCACACCCTCTCCTCGCCGCAAAACCTCGCCGCCGTCCTTGACCACACCCTCCTCAAGCCCGACGCCACCCGTACCCAGGTCCTCCAGCTCTGCAACGAAGCCGCCGAACACCGCTTCGCCTGCGCCATGATCAACCCCGCCTGGGTCCCGCTCGCCACCGCCGCCCTCCAGGGCACCGGCATCCCCGTCGGCGTCGTCATCGGCTTCCCCCTCGGCGCCACCCTCGCCATCTCCAAGCGCGAAGAGACCGCGCACATGCTCAAGCACGGCGCCCACGACATCGACATGGTCCTCAACGTCGGCCTCCTCAAGTCCGCCCAGTCCGCAGACTACGAAGCCATCCGCCAGGACATCCACGGCGTCGTAGAGATCGCCCACGCCGCCGGAGCCATCGTCAAAGTCATCCTCGAAACCTGCCTCCTCACCTTCGAAGAAAAGCTCCGCGCCTCCGAGCTGGCCCTCTCCGCCGGTGCCGACTTCCTCAAAACCAGCACCGGCTTCTCCACCGGCGGCGCCACCGCCGACGACATCGGCCTCCTCCGCGGCGTAGCCGGCACCCGAGCAGGCGTCAAAGCCTCCGGAGGAATCCGCTCCCTCGCCGACGCCACCACCATGCTCCGCGCCGGCGCCTCCCGCATAGGAGCCAGCGCCAGCGTCAAAATCGTCAACGAGCTCGCCGGACACGCCCCAGACCCAGCCGCCCCAGCCCCCACCTACTAA
- a CDS encoding SpoIIE family protein phosphatase, which produces MPSPIKPSSTPPPAPEAPVPEHPYEGDYRPPTQQLFHSHAADPKIRVEPLQVEFLHNLADALNTTLDLNTLMHRVADLVRAVIDYKIFAILLVNERAADLRMRFQIGHSTEVERMRIKLGRGVAGQAALQRKSLLVEDVTTQENYIDANPNVRSELAVPLVVKNKVIGVLDLQSETIGYFTMEHQRLLELVASRMAIAIENARLYTRVSRQAQTLAVLNDISREITSILDPDDLLERIGQLLKRVIDFHMFTILLWNDRTQLFEHRFSSRFGERVTRERTIALGEGLIGTAAQLREPILAPDVRKDPRYVEANPEVRSELAIPLVYKGEVIGVLDLEHTRVNYYNDDHQRTLSTLASQVAISIANAKLYQRIHEEEQRMERDLDMARQVQLRLMPSHPPKLERAEIAARFVAARSIGGDVFDYLDYGSGRIAIAVGDVSGKAAPAALYAALVSGILRSLAPRHLSPAAMLVALNDQLQERKLDSQYVTMLMAVWDDNNQTLQIANAGSVQPLFVAVNSDTTKPPSVRTIKAEGFPLGLFPNAEYEEFTLSTRPGDLIVFFSDGIVDAVNATGDMFGDERLTQLLESQHQPAAQFTVDAVLQAVTDFQAGTAHFDDETIVVLRATGQST; this is translated from the coding sequence ATGCCTTCCCCCATCAAACCGAGCTCCACGCCGCCTCCCGCTCCCGAAGCACCTGTGCCCGAGCACCCCTACGAGGGGGACTACCGCCCCCCCACCCAGCAACTCTTCCACTCCCACGCCGCCGACCCCAAAATTCGCGTCGAGCCCCTCCAGGTCGAGTTCCTCCACAACCTCGCCGACGCCCTCAACACTACCCTCGACCTCAACACCCTCATGCACCGCGTCGCCGACCTCGTCCGCGCCGTCATCGACTACAAGATCTTCGCCATCCTCCTCGTCAACGAGCGCGCCGCCGACCTCCGCATGCGCTTCCAGATCGGACACTCCACCGAGGTCGAGCGCATGCGCATCAAACTCGGCCGCGGCGTCGCCGGTCAAGCCGCACTGCAACGCAAATCTCTCCTCGTCGAAGACGTCACCACGCAGGAGAACTACATCGACGCGAACCCCAACGTCCGCTCCGAGCTAGCCGTCCCGCTCGTGGTCAAGAACAAGGTCATCGGCGTCCTCGATCTGCAGTCCGAGACCATCGGCTACTTCACCATGGAGCACCAGCGCCTGCTCGAGCTGGTCGCCTCCCGCATGGCCATCGCCATCGAGAACGCCCGCCTCTACACCCGCGTCTCCCGCCAGGCCCAAACCCTCGCCGTGCTCAACGACATCTCCCGCGAGATCACCAGCATTCTCGATCCCGACGACCTCCTCGAGCGCATCGGCCAGCTCCTCAAGCGCGTCATCGACTTCCACATGTTCACCATCCTCCTGTGGAACGACCGCACCCAGCTCTTCGAGCACCGCTTCTCCTCCCGCTTCGGCGAACGCGTCACCCGCGAGCGCACCATCGCCCTCGGCGAAGGCCTCATCGGCACCGCCGCCCAGCTCCGCGAGCCCATCCTGGCGCCCGACGTCCGCAAGGACCCGCGCTACGTCGAAGCCAACCCCGAGGTCCGCTCCGAACTCGCCATTCCCCTCGTCTACAAGGGCGAGGTCATCGGCGTCCTCGACCTCGAACACACCCGCGTCAACTACTACAACGACGACCACCAGCGCACCCTCTCCACCCTCGCCTCACAGGTCGCCATCAGCATCGCCAACGCCAAGCTGTATCAGCGCATCCACGAGGAGGAGCAGCGCATGGAGCGCGACCTCGACATGGCCCGCCAGGTCCAGCTCCGCCTCATGCCCTCGCACCCGCCCAAGCTCGAGCGCGCCGAGATCGCCGCCCGCTTCGTCGCCGCCCGCTCCATCGGAGGCGATGTCTTCGACTACCTCGACTACGGCTCCGGCCGCATCGCCATCGCCGTAGGAGACGTCAGCGGCAAAGCAGCTCCCGCCGCGCTCTACGCCGCCCTGGTCAGCGGAATCCTCCGCTCCCTCGCCCCCCGGCATCTCTCTCCCGCAGCCATGCTCGTCGCCCTCAACGACCAGCTCCAGGAGCGCAAGCTCGACTCCCAGTACGTCACCATGCTCATGGCCGTCTGGGACGACAACAACCAGACCCTCCAGATCGCCAACGCCGGCTCCGTCCAACCCCTCTTCGTCGCCGTCAACTCCGACACCACCAAGCCGCCCAGCGTCCGCACCATCAAAGCCGAAGGCTTCCCCCTCGGCCTCTTCCCCAACGCCGAGTACGAAGAGTTCACCCTCTCCACCCGCCCCGGCGACCTCATCGTCTTCTTCTCCGACGGCATCGTCGACGCCGTCAACGCCACCGGCGATATGTTTGGCGACGAACGCCTCACCCAACTCCTCGAGTCCCAGCACCAACCCGCGGCCCAGTTCACGGTAGACGCCGTCCTCCAGGCCGTCACCGACTTCCAGGCCGGCACCGCTCACTTCGACGACGAGACGATCGTAGTCCTGCGCGCCACCGGCCAAAGCACCTGA
- a CDS encoding DUF2076 domain-containing protein codes for MTPQEQDMIGGLIDRIQKTQLAEKDTDAEQMLQQGLGRSPDALYILAQTVLVQKYALEQAQAQLTQAKAQIEQMQQHPEPKHATSFLGSLLGRNEEPAPPPPPPSQQAYPQQGGPAYPPYAPVGGGYGAAPQYGAPVQYAPPQYGAPRGMGGGGFLRGAMQTAAGVAAGALAFEGVESLMHGFGHEAGYGGGQGLGGFEGGQRPTEEIVNNYYGDDRGGRDVSADERSLGQQEDKDVGSRGGSDTSSNDRDSLYGADTGAGDDASFDSDSSSDDASFDDSGDFGDDASGGGDDSNFA; via the coding sequence ATGACTCCTCAGGAACAGGACATGATTGGCGGTCTGATCGACCGCATCCAGAAGACACAGCTTGCAGAGAAAGATACGGACGCGGAACAGATGCTGCAGCAGGGATTGGGACGGAGTCCGGATGCGTTGTACATTCTGGCGCAGACGGTGCTGGTGCAGAAGTATGCGCTGGAGCAGGCGCAGGCACAGTTGACGCAGGCGAAGGCGCAGATCGAGCAGATGCAACAGCATCCAGAGCCGAAGCATGCGACGAGTTTTTTGGGGAGTTTACTGGGGCGCAACGAGGAGCCTGCGCCACCCCCGCCGCCTCCGTCGCAGCAGGCCTATCCGCAACAGGGGGGGCCGGCTTATCCGCCGTATGCTCCGGTGGGTGGTGGGTATGGCGCTGCTCCTCAGTATGGGGCTCCGGTGCAGTATGCTCCGCCTCAGTATGGTGCTCCGCGGGGGATGGGCGGCGGTGGGTTTCTGCGGGGTGCTATGCAGACGGCTGCTGGGGTTGCGGCGGGAGCGCTGGCGTTTGAGGGCGTGGAGTCGCTGATGCATGGGTTTGGGCATGAGGCGGGGTATGGCGGCGGCCAGGGTTTGGGCGGCTTTGAGGGTGGTCAGCGTCCGACCGAGGAGATCGTCAATAACTACTATGGCGATGATCGCGGAGGGCGCGATGTCTCGGCGGATGAGAGGTCGCTGGGGCAGCAAGAGGATAAGGACGTTGGATCGCGTGGCGGCTCGGATACGTCCTCAAACGATCGCGACTCGCTTTATGGGGCAGACACGGGTGCTGGTGATGATGCCAGCTTCGACTCGGATAGCTCTAGCGATGATGCTTCGTTCGATGATAGTGGGGATTTTGGGGATGATGCGTCGGGTGGCGGAGACGATAGTAACTTTGCCTGA